The Vitis riparia cultivar Riparia Gloire de Montpellier isolate 1030 chromosome 3, EGFV_Vit.rip_1.0, whole genome shotgun sequence genome includes a region encoding these proteins:
- the LOC117911287 gene encoding uncharacterized protein LOC117911287, producing the protein MSDELASTLASFQEFMAGVSRRLDQIESSRQDPHPAGMVTDETIPHASQTAQTRPPGVSLGTPFHLADHYETIPPPTVTVPPPMVPTIEDTRLAEQEAKVERLESMMRRIRLQDGGLTWDDRDGIPAASLPAKFRMPDIERYSGIGCPKIHLRLFSTVMRAHGIDDAQLVALFPMSLSGAAQRWFASVEPSRLRTWGDVAHEFLTQFAFSADIDVSRRELEATRQRPDESISSFVTRWRAKVAGMIDRPKEQDQIDMVLRNLQPRFARRLVGVPFQDLKSLVQAAFSVEEAIARGLWTDVTPSPDSKGKKPIGSFGRSGEVGAISYQYRRPAHHSPYRPPPVRAPFSLPQYQYQLDYAQEPYIAQTSMQPRPPHPRVAIHPPPRPYAQRATRQFTPLGMTLTRVFEKLRDAGVIVPLVPRPLPHPIPPHFRSHEHCLYHQIPGHDTERCSALHHAIQDLIDSGVVDLARPSVTTNPLPTHSTHAVPPPPGHQ; encoded by the coding sequence ATGTCGGACGagctagcttccacacttgcttccTTTCAGGAGTTCATGGCCGGAGTCAGTAGACGCTTGGATCAGATAGAGAGTTCTCGCCAGGATCCTCATCCGGCTGGCATGGTCACTGACGAGACGATTCCTCATGCATCTCAGACAGCACAGACTCGTCCACCTGGGGTTTCACTTGGTACTCCATTCCATCTGGCAGATCATTATGAGACCATTCCACCACCTACTGTCACAGTGCCACCTCCCATGGTTCCCACTATTGAGGATACTCGATTAGCCGAGCAGGAGGCCAaggttgagaggcttgagtccaTGATGAGACGGATCAGATTGCAGGACggaggtttgacttgggatgacagAGACGGCATACCGGCGGCTAGCTTGCCCGCCAAGTTTCGTATGCCAGACATCGAGCGTTacagtgggattggttgtcccaagatccacttgagactGTTCAGCACGGTCATGAGGGCACATGGTATCGATGATGCGCAGTTGGTGGCCCTCTTCCCTATGTCACTTAGTGGAGCAGCTCAGAGGTGGTTTGCTTCGGTTGAGCCTTCGAGACTCCGCACCTGGGGGgatgtggctcatgagttcTTGACTCAGTTTGCTTTCAGTGCTGATATTGACGTATCTagacgagagttggaggccaccagGCAGAGGCCAGAcgagtctatttcttcctttgtcactcgttggagggcaaaggtggctggtatgatagaccggcctaaggagcaggatcagattgatatggttcttcggAACCTACAGCCGAGGTTCGCGAGACGTCTTGTGGGCGTCCCATTTCAGGATCTCAAGAGTCTGGTTCAGGCAGCTTTCAGTGTTGAGGAGGCCATCGCTCGAGGATTATGGACGGATGTTACTCCTTCCCCTGacagtaaggggaagaagccgaTTGGATCATTTGGTAGATCTGGAGAGGTTGGCGCTATTAGCTATCAGTATCGGAGGCCCGCACATCACTCGCCTTACAGACCTCCTCCAGTCAGAGCTCCTTTCTCTCTTCCACAGTATCAGTATCAGCTGGATTATGCTCAggagccttacattgctcagactaGCATGCAGCCGCGACCACCACATCCGAGAGTCGCTATTCACCCACCGcctagaccatatgcacagagAGCCACGAGACAGTTCACTCCGTTAggcatgactttgactagagTTTTTGAGAAGCTCAGGGACGCTGGAGTGATTGTTCCTTTGGTGCCGAGGCCTTTGCCCCATCCTATTCCTCCTCATTTCCGTTCACATGAGCACTGCTTGTATCATCAGATTCCAGGGCACGATACTGAGCGTTGTTCAGCACTCCATCATGCGATACAAGATTTGATCGATTCAGGGGTGGTTGACTTGGCtaggccaagtgtgaccaccaatcccTTGCCTACacattctacacatgcagttcctcctcctcctggtcatcagtag
- the LOC117911288 gene encoding disease resistance protein RPV1-like, with amino-acid sequence MASSSTSLSVPSSSSTHRWKYDVFLSFRGEDTRQSFTAHLHAALCQKGINTFKDNQLRRGDKISPALLQAIEESRCSIIIFSENYASSSWCLDELTKILECVKMRRQTALPVFHNVDPSHVRKQEGSFAKAFAKHEQVYKDKMEQVVKWRDALTEAATISGWDSRNR; translated from the coding sequence ATGGCTTCTTCTTCAACCAGTCTCTCAGTACCTTCTTCCTCTTCCACCCATCGCTGGAAGTACGATGTCTTCCTTAGTTTCAGAGGTGAAGACACCCGCCAAAGCTTTACTGCCCATCTTCACGCGGCGCTTTGTCAAAAGGGAATCAACACTTTCAAAGATAACCAACTCAGGAGAGGCGACAAAATATCTCCAGCTCTCCTACAGGCAATTGAAGAATCGAGGTGTTCCATCATCATTTTCTCCGAAAACTATGCGTCTTCAAGTTGGTGTTTGGATGAACTTACAAAGATTCTTGAGTGTGTCAAAATGAGGAGGCAAACAGCTCTACCGGTTTTCCACAATGTGGATCCCTCCCATGTAAGAAAGCAAGAAGGGAGTTTTGCGAAAGCATTTGCAAAGCATGAACAAGTTTACAAGGATAAGATGGAGCAGGTGGTGAAGTGGAGAGATGCTTTGACTGAAGCAGCCACAATTTCTGGATGGGATTCACGAAATAGGTGA
- the LOC117910978 gene encoding putative 12-oxophytodienoate reductase 11 produces ISLCSIFFRVVLAPLTRQRSWNNVPQPHAILHYSQRTSKGGLLIAEATGVSDTAQGYPDTPGIWTKEQVEAWKPIVDAVHAKGGIFFCQIWHVGRVSNTDFQPNGQAPISCTDKPLTSNGIDVDQFSPPRSLTTDEIPRVVKDFRLAARNAIEAGM; encoded by the exons ATTTCCTTGTGCTCCATATTTTTCAGGGTTGTTCTAGCACCATTAACTAGGCAGAGATCTTGGAACAATGTTCCTCAACCACATGCTATCTTACATTACTCTCAAAGAACCAGCAAAGGGGGTCTTCTCATAGCTGAAGCAACGGGAGTTTCGGACACTGCTCAAGG gTATCCAGATACACCAGGCATATGGACAAAAGAACAAGTTGAAGCTTGGAAACCTATTGTAGATGCTGTTCATGCTAAAGGCGGTATCTTTTTTTGTCAGATTTGGCATGTGGGGAGGGTTTCAAACACGG ATTTCCAGCCAAACGGGCAAGCTCCAATCTCTTGTACAGACAAGCCCTTGACAAGCAATGGCATTGATGTTGACCAGTTCTCACCTCCCCGGTCGCTAACAACAGATGAAATCCCTCGAGTTGTAAAGGATTTTAGACTTGCTGCAAGGAACGCTATTGAAGCTGGTATgtga